The Leptospira sp. WS39.C2 genome contains a region encoding:
- a CDS encoding GNAT family N-acetyltransferase: MNLEYLEFSKLDINNEFFDSLRSDYKEFNEWFLRKQKEKAYIYRENSIMIGFLYLKIENSEVKDVEPRLPAKKRLKIGTMKIDAHGTKLGERFLKKAIDYAVRENALEIYVTVFPKHKALISLFEEYGFEKYGVKKTSNGEELVFLKTFSNIKNNILLDYPIINAKKSRKYLLSIYPKWHTELFPDSILNTESLDIIEDISQTNSIHKIYLTSMKIGGVRSGDIIVIYRTKDDNGPAWYRSVATSICIVEEVQLSKSYTLQKFLELGAKYSVFDEQELRKWHAKDGSFVITMTYNAAMSKRLTMQTLVEKIGLDKEEYWGFRELSDNQFKAIVKMGGINEDFIIY, translated from the coding sequence ATGAATCTAGAATATTTAGAATTTTCTAAACTCGATATTAATAATGAATTTTTTGACAGTCTACGGTCTGACTACAAAGAATTCAATGAATGGTTTCTACGAAAACAAAAAGAAAAAGCTTACATTTACAGAGAAAATTCGATAATGATTGGCTTCCTATACTTAAAAATCGAAAATTCAGAGGTGAAAGATGTTGAACCGAGGTTACCTGCTAAAAAAAGACTAAAAATTGGAACAATGAAAATTGATGCCCATGGTACAAAGCTTGGAGAACGTTTTTTAAAAAAAGCAATTGATTACGCAGTGCGAGAAAATGCCTTAGAAATTTACGTCACTGTATTTCCAAAACATAAAGCTTTAATTTCATTATTTGAAGAATATGGATTTGAAAAATATGGAGTTAAGAAAACTTCAAATGGGGAGGAATTAGTTTTTTTAAAAACTTTCTCAAATATAAAAAACAATATTCTTTTAGATTATCCGATTATAAATGCAAAAAAATCTCGTAAATACCTTCTCTCGATTTATCCAAAGTGGCATACCGAATTATTTCCTGATTCAATTTTAAATACAGAAAGTTTAGATATAATCGAAGATATTTCCCAAACGAATAGCATCCATAAGATCTACTTGACATCAATGAAAATCGGAGGTGTTCGAAGCGGCGATATAATCGTAATTTACAGAACCAAAGACGATAATGGCCCAGCATGGTACCGGTCTGTAGCCACAAGTATTTGTATAGTTGAAGAAGTACAACTCTCAAAATCTTACACTCTACAAAAATTTTTAGAACTAGGTGCAAAATATAGCGTTTTCGATGAACAAGAACTACGGAAGTGGCATGCCAAAGACGGAAGTTTTGTCATCACTATGACTTATAACGCTGCGATGTCGAAAAGGCTTACTATGCAAACGCTAGTGGAAAAAATTGGATTAGATAAAGAAGAATACTGGGGTTTCAGAGAATTATCCGATAATCAATTCAAAGCAATCGTAAAAATGGGTGGAATTAATGAAGATTTTATTATCTATTAA
- a CDS encoding ASCH domain-containing protein, producing the protein MKILLSIKPEFVEKIFSGEKKFEYRKRGMKKPKFSKVVVYSTMPVGKLIGEFEIERVLSGSPEEIWKKTSEFSGIKKVFFDSYYSNTDSAIALKIKNVIQYKKPKEPKTIFKNFKAPQSFSYVDI; encoded by the coding sequence ATGAAGATTTTATTATCTATTAAACCAGAATTTGTAGAAAAAATCTTTAGTGGTGAAAAAAAATTCGAATACAGAAAACGAGGAATGAAAAAACCCAAGTTTTCTAAAGTAGTAGTATATTCGACTATGCCCGTTGGAAAACTCATTGGTGAATTTGAAATCGAAAGAGTTTTATCAGGCTCACCTGAGGAAATCTGGAAAAAAACCTCAGAATTTAGCGGTATTAAAAAGGTATTTTTTGATAGCTATTACAGTAACACTGATTCAGCAATAGCCTTAAAAATTAAGAATGTAATTCAATATAAAAAACCTAAGGAACCGAAGACAATATTTAAAAATTTTAAAGCTCCACAATCATTCAGCTACGTAGACATTTAA
- a CDS encoding type II toxin-antitoxin system VapC family toxin yields the protein MKSRVYIETSVISYYTAKLSKEIRTLSRQETTIDWWEDEMSKFDCFISLAVIEEISKGNQLEAEKRLKASENLPILAEKVEIMALAEKYFSKLNIPEKSKYDTIHIAYASFYEVEYLLSWNMKHISNPRTQSALIDLNLELNLKTPLLITPEALMEIS from the coding sequence ATGAAAAGTCGAGTCTATATTGAAACTTCAGTAATAAGCTACTATACGGCAAAACTTTCTAAGGAAATTCGCACTTTATCACGACAAGAAACAACTATTGACTGGTGGGAAGATGAAATGAGCAAATTTGACTGCTTTATTTCCCTTGCTGTTATTGAGGAAATTTCAAAGGGAAACCAACTCGAAGCTGAAAAAAGATTAAAAGCATCCGAAAATTTGCCAATTTTAGCAGAAAAAGTCGAAATTATGGCCCTTGCAGAGAAATATTTTTCAAAATTAAACATTCCAGAAAAATCTAAATATGATACTATTCATATTGCATATGCTTCATTTTATGAAGTTGAGTATCTTTTAAGTTGGAATATGAAACACATTTCTAACCCTAGAACTCAAAGTGCATTAATTGATTTGAATTTAGAACTAAACCTAAAAACACCCTTGCTTATTACGCCTGAAGCTTTAATGGAGATTTCATAA
- a CDS encoding DUF1801 domain-containing protein, whose protein sequence is MKFLDNKFENFYKSLSKDEFEIVSRLKDITSEFYSLEEKISYSVLYYFKNSRICFIWPSSIKNGPKFGVQFGFCNGYLINDKYNILEKENRKQVYCITYHNQNQINHTILKEYLINAIAIDDTLYNKKKTI, encoded by the coding sequence ATGAAATTTCTTGATAATAAATTTGAAAATTTTTATAAATCACTTTCAAAGGATGAATTTGAAATTGTTTCTAGATTGAAGGATATCACTTCTGAATTTTATTCTCTTGAGGAAAAAATCTCATATTCAGTTCTATATTATTTCAAAAATAGCAGAATCTGTTTTATTTGGCCATCTTCTATAAAAAATGGACCTAAATTTGGCGTTCAATTCGGATTTTGCAATGGATATTTAATTAATGACAAATATAATATTTTAGAGAAAGAGAACAGAAAACAGGTTTATTGCATTACTTACCATAATCAAAATCAAATTAATCATACAATTTTAAAAGAGTATCTAATAAATGCCATAGCTATTGATGATACTCTATATAACAAAAAAAAAACAATATAA
- a CDS encoding type II toxin-antitoxin system HigB family toxin encodes MHIISWKKLDDFINKHPNSESSLKSWFKIVKNTSFKDFNELRKVFNSVDQVGNLTVFNISGNHFRLIVAIHYNRQKVFVRNILTHNEYDKGKWKKENL; translated from the coding sequence GTGCATATTATCAGCTGGAAGAAACTTGATGATTTTATCAATAAACATCCAAATTCTGAATCTTCACTTAAAAGCTGGTTTAAAATCGTAAAAAACACATCTTTTAAAGATTTTAATGAATTAAGAAAAGTTTTTAACTCTGTTGATCAGGTTGGTAATCTTACAGTTTTTAATATCAGTGGAAATCATTTTAGATTGATCGTAGCTATACATTACAATCGACAAAAAGTCTTTGTTCGGAATATTTTAACTCATAACGAATATGACAAAGGTAAATGGAAAAAGGAGAATTTATGA
- a CDS encoding type II toxin-antitoxin system HigA family antitoxin, with product MIQDIEKVKNVWHDVKDILSVPHTDKQYKKLVKVLDELIDEVGNNEKHQLAPLLETVGNLIEEYENDHFIHPNAEPIEVLKFLMEENNLTQKDLSILGSQGVVSEILNGKRDLNVRQIKALAEKFNISPAVFI from the coding sequence ATGATTCAAGATATTGAAAAAGTTAAGAATGTTTGGCATGATGTTAAAGATATTCTCTCTGTTCCACACACTGATAAACAATACAAAAAACTTGTGAAAGTTTTGGATGAACTTATTGATGAAGTTGGGAATAATGAAAAACATCAACTTGCTCCTCTTCTCGAAACCGTTGGTAATTTGATTGAAGAATATGAAAATGATCACTTTATTCACCCTAATGCTGAACCAATTGAAGTATTAAAGTTTCTGATGGAAGAAAATAATCTTACTCAAAAGGATTTAAGCATTTTGGGTAGTCAAGGCGTTGTTTCTGAAATCTTGAATGGAAAAAGAGATTTGAATGTTCGGCAAATCAAGGCTTTGGCTGAAAAATTTAATATTTCTCCCGCTGTTTTTATCTAA
- a CDS encoding type II toxin-antitoxin system HigB family toxin: protein MRVNSRKILRDFYSIPKYSDSKIPIEVWFKDTSKAFWKSPANIKEKYRNASFLKDNRIVFNIHGNKYRLIVKVHYNLQTVFIRFIGTHEQYDKINAEVI from the coding sequence GTGAGGGTTAATTCAAGAAAAATTCTAAGGGATTTCTATTCAATTCCGAAATACTCTGACTCTAAAATCCCAATCGAAGTTTGGTTTAAAGATACTTCCAAAGCTTTCTGGAAATCTCCTGCTAATATTAAAGAAAAATACAGAAATGCTAGTTTCCTTAAAGATAATAGAATCGTTTTCAATATTCACGGAAACAAATACAGACTTATTGTGAAGGTTCACTACAACTTACAAACTGTCTTCATTAGATTTATAGGAACTCACGAACAATACGATAAAATCAATGCTGAGGTCATTTAA
- a CDS encoding type II toxin-antitoxin system HigA family antitoxin, with translation MNIKPIKNQKDHLEALSEIEKLWDAKKNTTEYDKLDILITLVDAYEAKHYPIDDPDPIEALKSVMDDMNMKSVDLGNLIGGRSRATEILNRKRKLTLEMIRKINQNLGIPTDILVKEYKVKTSKTGRKRTPSVA, from the coding sequence ATGAACATAAAACCTATTAAAAATCAAAAAGATCACTTAGAAGCTCTTTCTGAGATTGAAAAACTTTGGGATGCTAAAAAAAATACTACCGAATACGATAAATTAGATATTTTAATAACCTTAGTTGATGCTTACGAAGCCAAACACTACCCCATTGATGATCCGGATCCAATTGAAGCTTTAAAATCTGTTATGGATGACATGAACATGAAAAGTGTTGATTTAGGAAATTTAATCGGCGGGAGAAGTCGTGCCACTGAAATCTTAAATCGAAAAAGAAAGCTTACCTTGGAGATGATTAGGAAGATTAATCAAAATCTAGGTATTCCGACTGATATTCTTGTAAAAGAATATAAAGTAAAAACCTCTAAGACAGGAAGAAAAAGAACGCCATCCGTGGCGTAA
- a CDS encoding UPF0175 family protein: protein MKSLSFQIPDQIDLNEYDFKMAMAVKLYETGKISIGQAADIVNLSKSSLIDVMKNYGSSILFGYSTDDLKNDLENA, encoded by the coding sequence ATGAAATCTTTAAGTTTCCAAATTCCCGATCAAATAGATCTAAATGAATATGATTTCAAAATGGCAATGGCTGTTAAATTGTATGAAACGGGTAAAATTTCTATTGGCCAAGCTGCCGATATTGTAAATCTTTCAAAGTCATCGTTAATTGATGTTATGAAGAATTATGGATCTTCTATTCTATTTGGATATTCTACAGATGATCTTAAAAATGATTTAGAGAATGCCTGA
- a CDS encoding DUF3368 domain-containing protein, with protein sequence MPDVISNTSCLILLSKIQQLDLLKSLYNSIIITDTVKTEFGENIPDFIKIKNPNQEFSVKSLEQILDSGEATTIALALESKNSLVILDDLKARKIAKNLGLKITGTLGILAKAKKLRIINDLEKQLNELQRKGIWISESVINEIRKIDKSTN encoded by the coding sequence ATGCCTGACGTAATTTCAAATACAAGTTGCTTAATTCTTCTTTCAAAAATACAACAACTTGATCTTTTAAAAAGTTTATACAATTCGATTATAATTACTGATACAGTAAAAACTGAATTCGGTGAAAATATACCTGACTTTATAAAAATCAAAAACCCTAACCAAGAATTTTCTGTTAAATCTCTTGAACAAATTTTAGATAGCGGAGAAGCAACTACAATCGCTCTTGCACTTGAATCAAAAAATTCTTTAGTTATCTTGGATGATTTAAAAGCTAGAAAAATTGCAAAAAATCTCGGACTAAAAATAACTGGAACTCTTGGAATTTTAGCGAAAGCAAAAAAGCTAAGAATAATAAATGATTTAGAAAAACAGCTCAATGAACTTCAAAGAAAAGGTATCTGGATCTCTGAATCAGTAATTAACGAAATCCGTAAAATAGACAAATCTACAAATTAA
- a CDS encoding DUF433 domain-containing protein translates to MDYKARLTSSPEVLLGKPVIKNTRIAVDFILERLGEGMSIEHILEAYPSIEKEDILACIAYSSDVISRESLLAS, encoded by the coding sequence ATGGATTACAAAGCTAGATTAACATCATCTCCGGAAGTCTTACTAGGCAAACCGGTGATTAAAAATACTAGAATCGCAGTTGATTTCATTCTGGAAAGACTTGGAGAAGGAATGTCAATTGAACATATTCTAGAAGCTTATCCCTCTATTGAAAAAGAAGATATTCTCGCATGTATCGCTTATTCTAGCGATGTAATTAGCAGAGAGAGCTTACTTGCAAGTTAA
- a CDS encoding DUF5615 family PIN-like protein, producing the protein MQVKILADENVDFRLIKLLRNSGHTVYSVLEEHKGIPDIQVINLAISLKAVILTLDKDFGEWVFSHKEYSNGIIFLRYSPNEYNEIFNALNFLLQKKSDEIYGKFIVLSKNKIRIRDIHL; encoded by the coding sequence TTGCAAGTTAAAATACTTGCAGACGAAAATGTCGATTTTCGCTTAATTAAACTTTTAAGAAATTCTGGACACACTGTTTACTCTGTTCTAGAAGAACATAAAGGTATTCCTGATATTCAAGTTATTAACTTAGCAATCTCACTAAAAGCAGTCATTCTAACTTTAGACAAAGATTTTGGAGAATGGGTCTTTTCACATAAAGAATATTCAAATGGAATTATTTTCCTTAGATATAGCCCAAACGAATATAATGAAATCTTTAATGCTTTAAACTTTCTTCTTCAAAAAAAATCAGATGAAATATATGGAAAGTTTATCGTACTTTCTAAGAACAAGATTCGAATTAGAGATATACACTTATAA
- a CDS encoding YdcF family protein, giving the protein MIIENHKIITDEDLIYAQTIWDFLSIQDPIQKSDLIFVLCSHDLRVAEYAVELYNRGFANYILFSGGLNFFTKNIFPLSEAQSFANLAIENGIPKEFLIIEDKSTNTGENIQFSKLLLNSLNLNFDNIIALQKPSMTLRIKLSLNKQWNDCKFVISSPNYSLFDAPHSHINLFMIINEIVGDLQRIIEYPKLGFQTETYIPEYILMAYNFLIKNGYNLHLCK; this is encoded by the coding sequence ATGATTATTGAAAATCACAAAATAATTACAGATGAAGACCTGATATATGCACAAACTATTTGGGATTTTTTATCTATTCAGGATCCTATTCAAAAATCAGACCTAATCTTCGTTTTATGTAGTCATGATTTGAGAGTTGCAGAATATGCTGTAGAACTTTATAATCGTGGTTTTGCTAATTACATTCTATTCTCAGGTGGATTAAATTTCTTTACAAAAAATATTTTCCCTCTTTCTGAAGCTCAATCTTTTGCAAATTTAGCGATTGAAAATGGTATACCGAAGGAATTTCTAATAATTGAAGATAAATCTACCAATACTGGTGAAAATATTCAATTCTCCAAACTACTACTGAATTCTCTTAATCTTAATTTTGATAATATTATCGCTTTGCAAAAGCCTTCGATGACATTAAGAATTAAATTATCATTAAATAAACAGTGGAATGATTGCAAGTTTGTTATTTCTTCTCCCAATTATAGTCTTTTTGATGCTCCGCATTCACATATTAACCTTTTTATGATTATCAACGAAATTGTCGGTGATTTACAAAGAATTATCGAATATCCGAAACTAGGATTTCAAACTGAAACTTATATTCCAGAATACATTCTGATGGCTTACAACTTTCTTATTAAAAATGGTTATAATTTACATTTGTGTAAATAA
- a CDS encoding AAA family ATPase: MNYFEKLEIKGWRQFEEVSIDLSSDLTVLTGKNGCGKTTILNVLGKHFGWNINFVSTPHYLKKKKGRFWSDVYEIMEQDYNFNQPTANIGSLLYSNGAQSNLTVPTDQKAINYNISIQNQQSVNGISIPSHRSVSTYHNIDSIPTNPQSNQQQFEEFQQLLIRTYGSGNYKNPGLILKKSLISLAVFGYGNQSVAANQEYIELFEGFQNILKKLLPEDLGFESIEIRMPDVVLKTKTGDFNIDAMSGGINALFSIGWQIFMYGANRENCTILMDEPENHLHPSMQRNFLPSIKKAFPSFKFIISTHSPFILGSFPDANVYALAHNNRNKVNSFLLSKKELSGNSDTILKEILGLNNTYPIWVEEKIKSILEQHFDGNYNKEKAEQAYNALVETGIIRSIGDSRI, from the coding sequence ATGAATTATTTTGAAAAATTAGAAATTAAAGGATGGAGACAATTTGAAGAGGTTTCCATCGACTTGTCATCTGACTTAACCGTGCTCACGGGAAAGAATGGATGTGGTAAAACTACTATCTTAAACGTTTTAGGGAAACATTTTGGATGGAATATAAATTTTGTATCAACACCTCATTATTTAAAAAAGAAAAAAGGTAGGTTTTGGTCTGATGTTTACGAAATAATGGAACAGGATTACAATTTTAATCAACCTACAGCTAACATTGGATCACTGCTATATTCAAATGGCGCACAATCGAATCTAACTGTTCCCACTGATCAAAAAGCAATTAACTATAATATATCAATCCAAAACCAACAGAGCGTAAATGGAATTTCTATTCCATCTCATCGTTCAGTATCAACATATCACAATATTGATTCTATACCAACTAATCCCCAATCAAATCAGCAACAATTTGAGGAATTTCAACAATTATTAATTAGAACATATGGATCCGGAAATTATAAAAACCCAGGACTAATTTTAAAAAAATCACTCATCTCACTAGCTGTATTTGGATATGGAAATCAAAGTGTTGCAGCGAACCAAGAATATATTGAATTATTTGAAGGCTTTCAGAATATCTTAAAGAAATTATTACCTGAAGATCTTGGTTTCGAAAGTATCGAAATTAGAATGCCGGATGTCGTATTAAAAACAAAAACTGGTGATTTCAATATTGATGCAATGTCAGGTGGAATAAATGCACTCTTTAGCATTGGTTGGCAAATATTTATGTATGGTGCCAACCGAGAGAATTGCACAATCCTTATGGATGAACCTGAAAACCACCTGCATCCTTCAATGCAAAGAAATTTTTTACCAAGTATAAAAAAGGCATTTCCATCGTTCAAATTTATAATTTCAACTCATAGTCCTTTCATTTTAGGTTCTTTCCCTGACGCGAATGTATATGCTTTAGCACATAATAATAGGAACAAAGTAAATTCATTTTTACTCTCTAAAAAGGAGCTTTCAGGCAATTCAGATACAATCTTAAAAGAAATTCTAGGACTAAATAATACTTACCCTATCTGGGTTGAAGAAAAAATAAAATCAATTCTAGAGCAACATTTTGATGGAAATTACAATAAGGAAAAAGCCGAACAAGCTTATAATGCCTTAGTAGAAACGGGAATTATTAGATCTATAGGTGATTCCAGAATATGA
- a CDS encoding HNH endonuclease, with translation MRSLNKLQSPDILSQNADIWLNDWLNDKNNTTKKYRYREKEIKEVLRIETSNKCIYCESIVGHNTPGDIEHIIPSSLKPTEHFNWQNLSIACTECNRRKNNYYTSEKPFLNPYLDHPIEELVIHYGPIVVWLPNNDRSEITVKTLELNTKARIQLVINKIQKINEFKEIAERYIRENNLLLKEILHKQIISMTNKSSEYSGMILQILEKEYPEILL, from the coding sequence ATGAGATCTCTAAACAAACTTCAATCACCTGATATTTTAAGTCAAAACGCAGACATATGGCTAAATGATTGGTTAAATGATAAAAATAATACTACAAAAAAATATCGATACCGAGAAAAAGAAATTAAGGAAGTACTGCGAATAGAAACTTCTAATAAATGTATATATTGCGAAAGTATAGTTGGGCACAATACGCCTGGAGATATAGAACATATAATTCCATCTTCCTTAAAACCAACAGAGCATTTCAATTGGCAAAACCTCTCTATTGCATGCACTGAATGCAATAGGAGAAAAAATAACTATTATACTTCTGAAAAACCATTCTTAAATCCATATCTTGATCATCCTATAGAAGAGCTTGTGATTCATTACGGACCTATCGTAGTGTGGCTACCAAATAATGATCGATCGGAAATAACAGTAAAAACTTTAGAATTAAATACAAAAGCAAGAATACAACTTGTAATTAACAAAATTCAAAAAATAAATGAATTTAAGGAAATCGCAGAAAGATATATTAGGGAAAATAATCTTTTATTAAAAGAAATTTTACATAAGCAAATTATTTCCATGACCAATAAAAGTTCCGAATATTCAGGAATGATACTTCAAATATTAGAAAAAGAATATCCCGAAATACTTTTATAA
- a CDS encoding ribbon-helix-helix protein, CopG family produces the protein MISLRLPEELEKKLSEVAKIENKSKSEVIKESLVYYIDNFAKQPSAYELGEKYFGLYKSGIADKSINHQKYIKDALIKKQK, from the coding sequence ATGATAAGCCTACGATTACCAGAAGAACTAGAAAAAAAACTTTCTGAAGTTGCTAAAATTGAAAACAAATCTAAGTCAGAAGTAATTAAAGAATCTTTAGTTTACTATATTGATAATTTTGCAAAACAACCTTCTGCCTATGAACTAGGTGAAAAGTATTTCGGTTTATATAAAAGTGGTATTGCTGACAAATCTATTAACCATCAAAAATATATTAAAGATGCTTTAATCAAGAAACAAAAATGA
- a CDS encoding type II toxin-antitoxin system VapC family toxin, whose amino-acid sequence MIKAIIDTGPIVAFFDESDNYCLQCRSFLKNFKGRLFTTLAVVTEVSYLLSDNKRIQKAFIEWIDNNAISILNQGNEQFTSILFYMDKYSDRPMDFADASLMTISEVYEIPNIFTLDSDFRFYKSKKGKSLKIINESMI is encoded by the coding sequence ATGATTAAAGCAATTATTGATACTGGACCTATAGTTGCCTTCTTCGACGAATCAGATAATTATTGCCTACAATGTAGATCATTTCTTAAAAATTTTAAAGGCAGATTATTTACTACTCTTGCCGTAGTTACCGAAGTATCCTACTTATTATCAGATAACAAAAGAATACAAAAGGCTTTTATCGAATGGATTGATAACAATGCGATATCAATTTTAAACCAGGGCAATGAACAATTTACCTCTATTCTCTTTTATATGGACAAATATTCCGATCGACCAATGGATTTTGCAGACGCTTCGCTTATGACTATTTCAGAGGTTTATGAAATTCCAAATATATTCACTTTAGATAGTGATTTTAGGTTTTATAAATCAAAGAAAGGAAAATCTTTAAAAATCATAAATGAAAGCATGATTTAA
- a CDS encoding SH3 domain-containing protein, with protein MNLNKLLFLLFVILYINCLPISPKTVNQNEKSQAVEESRTILKRVITNGGDLLLRDAPNTKGNIILKIRNGDYVNFIEEKPETIFINGQSGNWTKVSYDKKIGWVFGSYIRDLQKGSTNTIETCEKGGIDSGIEQSLEKEFGQIGNSLPYKHLLNDTIIDKRNNNDISAYNKIYKENIILSYFAEYGHGEMVVIFKNRNLKNIFEMFQKCDSRLITNENLNTINVLTFDFIDRDEPENSFWEQIIFSTDGKDTVVNKIWSD; from the coding sequence ATGAATTTAAATAAACTACTATTTTTACTATTTGTCATTCTATATATAAATTGTTTACCAATATCACCAAAAACTGTAAATCAAAACGAAAAAAGCCAGGCAGTAGAAGAAAGCAGAACAATATTAAAAAGAGTCATAACAAATGGTGGAGATTTGTTGTTACGTGATGCACCAAATACCAAAGGAAACATTATCTTAAAAATTAGAAATGGTGATTATGTAAATTTCATTGAAGAAAAACCTGAAACAATTTTTATAAATGGCCAATCCGGAAATTGGACAAAAGTTTCATATGACAAAAAAATAGGTTGGGTTTTTGGAAGCTACATTCGTGACTTACAAAAAGGATCCACAAATACTATCGAAACTTGTGAAAAAGGGGGAATTGATTCGGGAATCGAACAATCTCTCGAAAAAGAATTTGGTCAAATTGGCAATTCTTTACCATACAAACATTTACTGAATGACACTATCATTGATAAAAGAAATAACAACGATATAAGCGCTTACAACAAAATATACAAAGAAAATATTATATTATCTTATTTCGCAGAATATGGTCATGGAGAGATGGTTGTTATATTCAAAAATAGAAATTTAAAAAACATTTTTGAAATGTTTCAAAAATGTGACAGCAGACTAATTACTAATGAAAATCTAAATACAATAAATGTTTTGACCTTTGATTTTATTGATAGAGATGAACCAGAAAATAGCTTTTGGGAACAAATAATATTTTCCACTGACGGAAAGGATACAGTTGTAAATAAAATTTGGTCCGATTAA